ATACTAAGTTTATATGAATAGTATAAATTCTCAAAACTAAGGGGGAACTAAATTGGATGAAATTTTGCAGCAAAAGCTAAACGTTTTAAAATCATACATTAAAGAACTGGGTAGTCTTGCTGTGGCCTATTCCGGTGGTGTAGATAGCACGTTTTTGATAAAGGTAGCCCATGACGTACTAAAAGACAAAGCTCTGGCTGTTACAGCTCGTTCTTCTACATACCCTGAGAGAGAATTTAATGAGGCAATAAAGTACATTCAAGAAATCGGGGCGAGACATATAGTCATTACATCTGAAGAACTTGATATTGATGGTTTCTCTAGCAACCCTATAGATAGATGTTATTATTGTAAAAAAGAACTTTTTCAAAAGGTATGGAAAGTTGCAAAAGAAAACGGAATAGATCATATAGCAGATGGTTCCAATTATGATGATTTAAATGATTATAGACCCGGCATGAAAGCAGCACAGGAACTTAAAGTAGTCAGTCCACTCAAATTCGCAAAGCTTACCAAAAAAGACATAAGGGCATTGTCAAAAGAGATGGGCCTTCCAACCTGGGATAAACCGTCATTTGCATGTCTATCTTCCCGGATTCCCTATGGTGAGTTGATTACCCGGGAAAAGCTATCAATGATAGATAAGGCTGAAAATTTCCTTATAGAGCTTGGCTTCAGGCAGCTAAGAGTAAGGCACCATGGTAATATCGCCAGGATTGAGCTGGGCGAAAAAGATTATGATAAAATCTTAAATAAAGATTTGATGAAAAAAATAGCAGCAAAATTGAAAGACATAGGTTTCACGTATGTGACATTAGACCTGGAAGGATATAGAACGGGCAGTATGAAT
Above is a window of Caldanaerobius fijiensis DSM 17918 DNA encoding:
- the larE gene encoding ATP-dependent sacrificial sulfur transferase LarE, which gives rise to MDEILQQKLNVLKSYIKELGSLAVAYSGGVDSTFLIKVAHDVLKDKALAVTARSSTYPEREFNEAIKYIQEIGARHIVITSEELDIDGFSSNPIDRCYYCKKELFQKVWKVAKENGIDHIADGSNYDDLNDYRPGMKAAQELKVVSPLKFAKLTKKDIRALSKEMGLPTWDKPSFACLSSRIPYGELITREKLSMIDKAENFLIELGFRQLRVRHHGNIARIELGEKDYDKILNKDLMKKIAAKLKDIGFTYVTLDLEGYRTGSMNEVLKERAETVKNFV